A region of Chitinophaga horti DNA encodes the following proteins:
- a CDS encoding SusC/RagA family TonB-linked outer membrane protein has translation MKKVFASIKQQTGFVVWGKSELLQKAGTVSASVQNMPLLSFLDLIMKDQPFNYRITDNTIFLYSKNDAAVAVVATSVAGRVTDSLAVPLIGATVSIVGGGRSAITDLQGTFTLPVNVGNVIRISFIGYQPKEITVTAAMLQAGTVGNVVLSAMSSSLTELNVTANTGYQNIPKERATGAFGVVTEATLNARMETNILERLEGTVPGLFMQNGAVNIRGLSTLYGTRSPLYVVDGFPYEGDLNYLNPADVVNVTVMKDAAATSIYGTRAANGVISITTRYGSSRKQTVNFSSTVFISPKPDADYMNLFDSKGMVELQQELFNIWHPSYSELLRRTGQHQALEALYQHEQGQITQAELDETLNRLKGQDGLKQVQDLYMRNRVRQRHAFSASGGNDIHQYNLAMNFTGANEYALKTGSSDVNVTLRDKMKVFKWLDAEVGAHTNIRKGSFIRETPDRLYFNMPYEILQNPDGSPAAYTKLKSAYEIERLKSVGLYDETFNHLQELDNQDLSYASNYFRLQGGFTARIIKGLSLDLKYQTERGAGLTKEYYNGNSYYVKNMINDAAQLINNELIKNVPDGGQLYENRYNSRSYTARAQLNFDRRFGMQHQVTALAGFEARAIQNKATTVFKMGYNDNNLVFSPVDEVALGNLKGTQSLGSDFMLQFNRYNNFTEEEDRYISAYANAGYTYNGKYNVTGSVRVDNSNLFGTDPRYRYLPVWSVGGSWRLTEEDFMKDVTWLSNLTIRSTYGLGGTVARTVGPYLQARTTFFSEAEAAATDIILPPNKLLRWEKTATTNIGIDFGFLKNRISGSLDYYIRKTSDLLGEKMIDPTNAFPSALINYGSLNNKGVELSLNTANIVDKNFNWSSTLSLSFNKNKMTEINIKDANIYVLTQGYGVNRIGYPMDAVFSFKYGGLDPTNGSVMVYDAKGTLVKNYDQNGNIVANMTDINALEYSGTLRPKYTAGFTNSFSYRQFSLNVMLIGNGGNVIRDVVPAISNNFPPRNTDRRSANFWRQPGDEKIPGMMPAPDIKGNGGTYYTLLHYAGNNNVLKGDYIKVRDIALGYNFAPLLPGQKKLQNAKLTLQVQNPFAWFRNDAGIDPEAYYHAGQYAERLLPVTRVFMTGIDITF, from the coding sequence ATGAAAAAAGTGTTTGCTTCTATTAAGCAGCAAACAGGTTTTGTAGTATGGGGAAAGTCGGAACTGCTGCAAAAGGCAGGCACCGTTTCCGCATCGGTGCAAAATATGCCGCTGCTCAGTTTCCTGGACTTGATCATGAAAGATCAGCCATTTAACTACAGGATTACAGATAATACGATTTTCCTCTACAGCAAAAACGATGCTGCAGTGGCGGTCGTAGCAACATCTGTAGCCGGCCGTGTGACAGACAGTCTGGCCGTTCCGCTCATTGGTGCAACGGTCTCCATAGTAGGTGGCGGGCGTTCTGCCATTACCGATTTGCAGGGCACTTTTACGCTGCCGGTTAACGTTGGTAATGTGATCCGTATTAGTTTCATCGGTTATCAACCTAAAGAAATTACGGTGACTGCTGCCATGCTGCAAGCTGGTACGGTGGGTAATGTGGTATTATCTGCCATGTCATCCAGCTTAACAGAGTTGAATGTAACCGCCAATACTGGTTACCAGAATATACCGAAAGAACGGGCTACCGGCGCTTTCGGCGTAGTGACAGAAGCAACGTTGAATGCCAGGATGGAAACCAATATCCTGGAAAGGCTGGAAGGCACGGTGCCGGGGCTGTTTATGCAGAACGGTGCGGTGAATATTCGTGGTCTTTCCACTTTATATGGTACGAGAAGTCCGCTGTATGTGGTGGATGGCTTTCCGTATGAGGGCGATCTTAACTATCTAAACCCGGCCGATGTGGTGAATGTGACCGTGATGAAGGATGCCGCGGCCACGTCTATTTACGGAACACGTGCAGCCAATGGCGTTATTTCCATCACCACCCGTTACGGCAGCAGTCGTAAGCAGACGGTGAACTTCAGCAGCACGGTGTTCATCTCTCCCAAACCAGATGCCGATTATATGAACCTGTTCGATTCGAAAGGCATGGTGGAACTGCAACAGGAGTTGTTCAACATATGGCATCCTTCTTATAGCGAGCTGCTGCGCCGTACAGGTCAGCACCAGGCGCTCGAGGCATTGTATCAGCATGAACAGGGGCAGATCACGCAGGCCGAACTCGACGAAACGTTGAACCGGTTGAAAGGTCAGGATGGTTTGAAGCAAGTGCAGGACCTCTATATGCGCAACCGCGTAAGACAACGTCATGCGTTTTCCGCCAGTGGTGGCAACGATATTCACCAGTACAACCTGGCGATGAACTTCACCGGGGCAAATGAATATGCTTTGAAGACAGGCTCCTCGGATGTGAACGTAACACTGCGCGATAAAATGAAAGTGTTTAAATGGTTGGATGCAGAAGTAGGTGCGCATACGAATATCCGCAAAGGAAGTTTTATCCGCGAAACGCCGGATCGACTTTACTTCAACATGCCTTACGAAATCCTTCAAAATCCTGATGGTAGCCCTGCCGCCTATACCAAACTGAAATCGGCTTACGAAATAGAGCGGTTGAAGAGTGTGGGTCTTTATGATGAAACGTTTAATCACTTGCAGGAACTCGATAACCAGGACCTTTCTTACGCTTCCAACTACTTCCGGTTACAGGGCGGTTTTACAGCAAGAATTATCAAAGGTCTATCGCTCGACCTGAAGTACCAGACTGAACGTGGTGCTGGTCTTACAAAGGAATACTACAACGGCAATTCGTACTACGTTAAAAATATGATCAACGACGCTGCGCAGCTGATCAATAATGAACTCATCAAAAATGTGCCCGACGGTGGACAACTCTATGAAAACCGTTACAATTCAAGATCATACACCGCGCGTGCGCAGCTTAACTTCGACCGGCGCTTTGGTATGCAGCACCAGGTGACTGCACTGGCAGGCTTTGAAGCACGTGCTATTCAGAACAAAGCCACCACGGTGTTTAAGATGGGCTATAACGATAACAATCTTGTATTTTCACCGGTAGATGAAGTAGCGCTGGGCAACCTGAAAGGCACGCAATCACTCGGCAGTGATTTCATGCTCCAGTTTAACCGATACAATAATTTCACAGAAGAGGAAGATCGTTACATATCGGCTTATGCAAATGCCGGATACACCTACAATGGAAAGTACAACGTTACCGGAAGCGTACGTGTAGATAATTCAAACCTTTTCGGCACAGATCCCCGTTACCGCTACCTTCCAGTCTGGAGCGTTGGCGGAAGCTGGCGATTGACCGAAGAGGATTTCATGAAAGACGTGACCTGGTTAAGTAATCTGACTATTCGCTCCACCTACGGTTTAGGTGGCACGGTAGCCCGTACAGTAGGCCCCTACCTGCAGGCGCGTACCACCTTCTTTTCGGAGGCCGAAGCCGCAGCCACAGATATTATCCTCCCGCCTAACAAACTGCTGCGTTGGGAAAAAACAGCAACTACGAACATTGGTATCGATTTCGGTTTCCTGAAGAACCGCATCTCCGGATCGCTGGATTACTACATCCGCAAAACATCTGATCTGTTGGGAGAGAAAATGATCGATCCCACGAACGCCTTCCCAAGTGCGCTGATCAACTACGGTAGCCTGAATAACAAAGGCGTGGAACTATCGCTGAACACCGCGAACATCGTCGATAAAAATTTCAATTGGAGCAGCACACTGTCATTGAGTTTCAATAAAAACAAAATGACGGAAATCAATATCAAGGATGCAAACATCTATGTGCTCACACAAGGTTATGGCGTAAACCGCATTGGTTACCCAATGGATGCTGTATTCAGCTTCAAATATGGCGGACTCGATCCGACCAATGGGTCTGTAATGGTATACGATGCGAAAGGCACCCTCGTGAAAAACTATGATCAGAATGGCAATATTGTGGCCAACATGACCGATATCAACGCGCTGGAATATAGTGGTACACTTCGTCCCAAGTATACTGCGGGTTTTACGAACAGCTTCAGCTACAGGCAGTTTTCGCTCAACGTCATGTTGATCGGCAATGGCGGCAATGTGATCCGTGATGTGGTGCCAGCTATTTCCAACAACTTCCCGCCCCGCAATACCGACCGCCGTTCGGCTAACTTCTGGCGCCAGCCTGGTGACGAGAAAATACCTGGCATGATGCCCGCTCCGGATATCAAAGGTAATGGCGGCACGTACTACACGCTGCTGCATTATGCCGGAAACAACAACGTGTTGAAAGGCGATTACATCAAAGTGCGCGACATCGCCCTTGGTTACAACTTTGCGCCGCTGTTACCCGGACAAAAGAAACTGCAGAACGCGAAACTCACCTTGCAGGTGCAAAATCCGTTCGCCTGGTTCAGGAACGATGCGGGTATAGATCCTGAAGCATATTATCACGCTGGTCAGTACGCGGAAAGACTGCTGCCCGTAACCCGCGTATTCATGACAGGTATTGATATCACTTTCTAA
- a CDS encoding Gldg family protein, whose protein sequence is MKVIFRIARQELSLLFHSPVAWLILIVFPIQIGVNFLHYIQMIGRAQRMGNHFSDVTAMIYAGLQEGFYPGVKSTLYFYIPLLTMGLISREMHSGSIKLLLSSPIKVRDIVLGKYVAMMGYGALLLVIICLYAIAGSFFITNIDWVFLVSGATGLYLLICAYSAIGLFMSSLTTYQVVAAISTLAVLAGLNFVGGLFQGNDTVRHITYFISIAGRTEQFIFGLISTQDIVYFLIVIGFFLAITTMRLQDQREARPAAVRTVRYFGLVALCFVIAYISTIPSLTGYVDMTATKTHTLGAQSRALISKMEHPLKVTTYVNILDNNYYLGAPEKKSEDERILTPYRRFMPDMEMKYVYYYDFSNNEGLYKNYPGESDAAIAKKVADIQDLDYKKVLKPEEVRKLVDLNPEENRLVRLLEYGEKKTFLRYYNDIRIYPGEQEFTAALKRLITPAEIPSVTFVRGNGERSITKAGDAEFRTFVNELAFRGALINQGFNVDTVNLAQQDIPASTNVLVIADPKTAFTPEAQARLTAYVASGRNLFIITEPGSQEIVKPLLAQIDIHPGDSVILEESRDYAPDFILARFADSAGSIAPKLGGYKADNGVVSMVGAIPLAYGDSLGFNTVPLVEAKNKSALVVAASRTVNGKEQRIIVSGDADFMSSSELARRKPYNWNQQLITEAFRWFTYGDFPVNTGAIRSKDVIDSDDKGILTMRIIFFGLIPGTLLLFAAGLLLYRKRR, encoded by the coding sequence ATGAAAGTAATATTCAGAATAGCCCGCCAGGAGCTAAGCCTCCTGTTTCATTCGCCTGTGGCCTGGCTCATACTGATCGTGTTTCCCATACAGATCGGTGTTAACTTCCTCCATTATATCCAGATGATCGGTCGCGCCCAAAGAATGGGGAATCACTTTTCCGATGTCACCGCCATGATCTACGCAGGCTTACAGGAAGGGTTTTATCCCGGTGTGAAAAGCACCCTGTACTTCTATATTCCACTGCTCACCATGGGGCTGATCAGCCGTGAGATGCACAGCGGTTCCATTAAACTGTTGCTCTCTTCTCCCATCAAAGTAAGAGATATTGTATTGGGTAAATACGTGGCCATGATGGGTTACGGCGCGTTGCTGCTCGTAATTATTTGTCTGTATGCCATAGCCGGTTCTTTTTTCATTACCAATATCGATTGGGTGTTCCTGGTTTCCGGCGCGACAGGTCTGTACTTGCTCATTTGTGCCTATTCCGCTATCGGTCTGTTTATGAGTTCACTCACCACCTACCAGGTAGTGGCTGCGATCAGTACACTGGCCGTATTGGCGGGTTTGAACTTCGTTGGTGGACTGTTCCAGGGTAACGATACCGTACGTCACATCACCTATTTTATCTCTATTGCCGGCAGGACCGAGCAATTTATTTTCGGCCTGATCAGCACACAGGACATTGTTTACTTCCTGATCGTGATCGGCTTCTTTTTAGCCATTACCACCATGCGATTGCAGGACCAGCGCGAAGCCAGGCCAGCAGCAGTCCGCACCGTGCGTTACTTCGGACTAGTCGCCCTTTGTTTTGTCATTGCTTACATCAGTACCATTCCATCCCTTACCGGTTACGTGGATATGACGGCCACGAAAACCCACACCCTTGGCGCTCAAAGCCGCGCGTTGATCAGCAAGATGGAACATCCGCTGAAAGTGACTACCTATGTGAACATACTGGATAACAACTACTACCTGGGCGCCCCCGAAAAGAAAAGCGAAGACGAAAGGATACTGACGCCCTACCGCCGCTTCATGCCCGATATGGAAATGAAGTACGTGTACTACTACGACTTCTCCAATAACGAAGGCCTGTATAAAAATTACCCCGGCGAAAGCGATGCTGCTATTGCAAAAAAAGTAGCCGACATCCAGGACCTCGATTACAAAAAAGTGCTGAAGCCCGAAGAAGTGCGCAAGCTCGTGGACCTGAACCCCGAAGAAAACCGCCTGGTGCGGCTGCTCGAGTACGGAGAAAAGAAAACCTTTCTCCGTTACTATAACGACATCCGCATTTATCCCGGCGAACAGGAGTTTACCGCAGCCTTAAAGCGATTGATCACACCTGCCGAAATCCCTTCAGTAACCTTCGTTCGCGGTAACGGCGAACGCAGTATTACCAAAGCCGGCGACGCGGAGTTTCGCACCTTCGTAAACGAATTGGCTTTCAGGGGCGCGCTCATTAACCAGGGCTTCAACGTGGATACCGTGAACCTTGCACAGCAAGACATCCCCGCCTCCACAAATGTATTGGTCATTGCCGACCCTAAAACCGCCTTTACTCCCGAAGCGCAAGCTAGGCTGACTGCATATGTGGCCAGCGGCCGAAACCTCTTCATCATCACCGAACCGGGATCGCAGGAGATCGTGAAGCCATTGCTGGCACAGATCGACATCCATCCCGGTGACTCCGTGATATTGGAAGAAAGTCGCGATTATGCGCCGGATTTCATCCTCGCCAGGTTTGCTGATAGTGCGGGCAGCATTGCGCCGAAACTCGGCGGTTACAAGGCTGATAATGGCGTAGTGTCGATGGTGGGCGCTATTCCGCTGGCGTACGGAGATTCTTTGGGTTTTAATACCGTTCCATTGGTGGAGGCTAAAAATAAGTCAGCACTGGTGGTGGCGGCCTCGCGTACTGTAAATGGCAAGGAGCAACGCATCATCGTAAGCGGCGATGCCGACTTCATGAGTTCGAGCGAACTGGCGCGGCGTAAGCCTTACAACTGGAACCAGCAGTTGATTACCGAAGCGTTTCGCTGGTTTACGTACGGAGATTTCCCGGTGAATACGGGGGCTATTCGTTCTAAAGATGTAATTGACAGCGATGATAAGGGGATTCTCACTATGCGGATTATATTCTTTGGGTTAATTCCTGGTACGTTGTTGTTGTTTGCGGCAGGCTTGTTGCTATATAGGAAAAGAAGATAA
- a CDS encoding FecR family protein, with translation MEHKARLTYLLERLANNTATDAELEELSVLIGRDEPGAGVEDAEEWLEAHSTQELPPYDRSQWMQMASQILKADKLPAHPEVIVPRPRVHFLHRWWWAAAAVVVMAAGVWMLKGRQTQPMPVTASLNVQDVEPGSFGAVLTLADGSQMVLDSAGNGILTKQNGTTVILKNDGLQYTPGSENASEPQYNTITTSKGRSYNITLPDGTKVWLNAESSLRFPVAFNGNNRAVEFSGEAYFDVQTNAMSPFIVKVSGKVDVEVLGTQFNISAYANEQTSYTTLITGAVKVTPSGKAPLVLKPGDQLQHGAGGTNVISNTNMDKAIAWKNGLFNFDGVGLREMMRQLERWYDLEVVYEGNVPDVVFFGEMSRKLKLSDVLSGLERSDVHFRLEEGRRLIVMP, from the coding sequence ATGGAACACAAAGCCCGATTAACATATTTGCTGGAGCGCCTGGCCAACAACACTGCTACGGATGCCGAGCTGGAGGAGTTGTCTGTCCTTATAGGCCGCGATGAACCCGGTGCCGGTGTGGAAGACGCGGAGGAATGGCTGGAAGCACATTCCACTCAGGAGCTGCCGCCATACGACCGCTCGCAGTGGATGCAGATGGCCAGCCAGATACTGAAGGCAGACAAGTTGCCTGCACATCCCGAGGTAATCGTACCCCGGCCGCGTGTACACTTCCTGCACCGCTGGTGGTGGGCCGCAGCCGCTGTGGTGGTAATGGCCGCAGGTGTGTGGATGTTGAAAGGCCGGCAAACACAACCGATGCCTGTGACGGCTTCTCTGAACGTGCAGGATGTGGAACCGGGCAGCTTTGGCGCGGTACTTACCCTGGCCGATGGATCGCAAATGGTGTTGGATAGTGCGGGCAATGGCATCCTCACCAAACAGAACGGCACCACGGTAATATTAAAGAACGACGGACTGCAATACACGCCCGGCTCTGAAAACGCGTCGGAGCCGCAATACAATACGATCACCACTTCTAAAGGCCGCTCGTACAACATCACACTGCCTGATGGCACAAAAGTGTGGCTTAATGCCGAGAGCTCACTGCGTTTCCCGGTGGCTTTTAATGGCAATAACCGGGCGGTGGAGTTTTCAGGAGAGGCTTATTTTGATGTGCAGACGAATGCCATGTCACCTTTTATCGTAAAGGTATCCGGCAAGGTGGATGTAGAGGTCCTGGGCACGCAATTTAATATCAGCGCTTACGCGAACGAACAAACGAGTTATACCACCCTGATCACCGGTGCTGTAAAGGTAACGCCCTCAGGTAAAGCGCCGCTGGTGCTGAAACCAGGCGATCAATTGCAGCACGGCGCAGGTGGAACAAATGTTATCAGCAACACAAACATGGATAAGGCCATCGCCTGGAAGAATGGCTTGTTTAACTTCGATGGGGTAGGACTAAGGGAAATGATGCGCCAGTTGGAACGTTGGTATGACCTCGAAGTGGTGTATGAAGGTAATGTGCCTGACGTCGTGTTTTTCGGGGAGATGAGCCGGAAACTAAAGCTGTCGGACGTACTGAGCGGGCTTGAACGCTCGGATGTACACTTCAGGCTGGAAGAGGGGCGTAGGCTGATCGTAATGCCGTAA
- a CDS encoding VOC family protein, with amino-acid sequence MPIINPHINFNGNAEEAFQFYKSVFGGELTKIIRFKDIASDEFPIPEKEENKLMNIALPIGKSNMLIGNDVPSFMGTVNEQENRSKISIIAESKDEADKLFNGLSAGGTVEVPLNENPDGAYFAMFRDKYGIEWIVNFDPRASN; translated from the coding sequence ATGCCCATCATCAATCCACACATCAACTTCAACGGAAATGCCGAGGAAGCATTTCAATTTTATAAATCAGTATTCGGAGGAGAGCTTACAAAAATCATCCGCTTCAAAGACATTGCGAGCGACGAATTTCCCATCCCCGAAAAGGAGGAAAACAAACTCATGAACATTGCATTGCCCATTGGCAAGAGTAATATGCTCATCGGAAATGATGTACCCAGTTTTATGGGCACCGTCAATGAGCAGGAAAACAGAAGTAAGATTTCAATAATAGCCGAAAGCAAGGACGAGGCTGACAAATTATTCAATGGACTTTCAGCTGGCGGAACAGTAGAAGTACCGCTTAACGAAAATCCAGACGGAGCCTATTTTGCCATGTTCAGAGATAAATATGGCATTGAATGGATAGTGAATTTTGACCCGAGGGCAAGTAATTAA
- a CDS encoding ABC transporter ATP-binding protein: MQDNIVKIEGLYHRYSKDWAVQNISFEINRNGIVGLLGSNGAGKSTTMNILCGVLSQTRGRVLIEGIDMREQPEEAKKRIGFLPQNAPLYLEQTVDEYLTYCAHLRLIEKSKIKAAVDTVKERCGVAHFSNRLIGNLSGGYRQRVGIAQAIIHRPLLVVLDEPTNGLDPNQILEVRQLIKEIAADRSVIFSSHILSEIQATCEDIIMIEGGKIVFKDTMDTFNNYIEPDSFVATMENPPPAEELRSIKGIKEVTYLSDKTVRVRFEVAADIAETIVETSVQRKWRLKEITLEKSSLDAIFAQLSNKTFKHTEQK; encoded by the coding sequence ATGCAAGATAATATCGTAAAAATCGAAGGGCTGTACCACCGCTATAGTAAAGACTGGGCGGTGCAGAATATCAGCTTCGAGATCAACAGGAACGGTATAGTCGGATTACTTGGCTCCAATGGCGCCGGTAAATCTACTACCATGAACATTTTGTGCGGTGTGCTGAGCCAGACCCGCGGCCGCGTGCTGATAGAGGGTATTGACATGCGCGAGCAGCCGGAGGAAGCGAAAAAGCGGATCGGCTTTTTGCCACAGAACGCGCCGCTTTACCTGGAACAAACCGTGGACGAATATCTTACCTATTGCGCGCATTTGCGCCTGATCGAGAAAAGTAAGATCAAAGCAGCTGTGGATACCGTGAAAGAACGTTGCGGCGTAGCACACTTCTCTAACCGGTTGATCGGGAATTTGTCCGGCGGTTATCGTCAGCGTGTGGGCATCGCACAGGCCATTATTCATCGCCCTTTGCTGGTCGTACTGGACGAACCGACTAACGGCCTTGACCCTAACCAGATACTGGAAGTGCGTCAATTGATCAAAGAGATTGCGGCAGATAGGTCAGTGATATTTTCATCGCATATTTTGTCGGAGATACAGGCAACCTGCGAGGATATTATTATGATCGAGGGGGGAAAGATCGTGTTTAAAGACACCATGGACACCTTTAACAACTACATAGAGCCCGATAGTTTTGTGGCCACCATGGAAAACCCGCCGCCAGCCGAGGAATTACGTTCGATCAAAGGCATCAAAGAAGTGACCTACCTGTCGGATAAAACCGTTCGCGTGCGCTTTGAAGTAGCCGCCGATATTGCCGAAACCATCGTGGAAACCAGCGTTCAGCGCAAATGGCGGCTGAAAGAGATCACCCTGGAGAAGAGCTCACTGGATGCCATTTTTGCCCAGTTATCCAACAAAACATTTAAACACACCGAACAAAAATGA
- a CDS encoding sensor histidine kinase: MDQLKKVKVNTLLIFIFSTLIYALCQLLFSIILMKEDLWTNFHIQLSAHYIVILAMCIADYGLLLLLNKYTRNILYRIIAGLTGLTIICLVLLGAFNFMIYNVFNVSSVGMPSFLVKFAFAMTTNIPILLAFELIYYFRSEQKAIADSEKAKREALLFQHETLRAQINPHFLFNSLNVLSSLIYVNPENANKFTKALSKTYRYVLSLNQQPLVLVKDEVEALHFYMFLMKMRFENCFTFLLEKTQLADKHRIIPLTLQLLIENVFKHNIATEDSPLVIKVIIGKDLLVVQNNIQPSNDIDKAGIGLKYLTRQYALYGRDVVVEDNGQLFTVKIPYIEL, from the coding sequence ATGGATCAACTTAAGAAAGTAAAGGTAAATACGCTGCTCATTTTTATCTTTTCCACACTCATCTATGCTTTGTGCCAGTTGCTGTTCAGCATAATTTTAATGAAGGAGGATTTATGGACCAATTTCCATATTCAGCTCTCGGCGCATTACATAGTAATTCTCGCCATGTGCATTGCCGATTACGGTCTGCTCCTGCTATTGAACAAGTATACGAGGAATATCCTGTACCGCATTATTGCCGGTCTTACAGGTCTCACCATTATTTGCCTGGTGCTGTTAGGTGCTTTCAATTTCATGATATACAACGTGTTCAATGTTTCCAGCGTAGGAATGCCTTCCTTCCTGGTGAAGTTTGCTTTTGCGATGACCACCAATATTCCCATTTTGTTGGCGTTTGAGTTAATCTATTACTTCCGGTCGGAGCAAAAGGCCATTGCTGATTCAGAGAAGGCGAAAAGAGAAGCTTTGCTGTTCCAGCATGAAACGTTGCGGGCGCAGATCAACCCACACTTCTTGTTTAACTCGCTGAACGTACTGTCTTCACTGATCTACGTTAACCCGGAAAATGCCAATAAGTTTACCAAAGCGCTCTCGAAAACTTATCGTTATGTACTTTCACTCAACCAGCAACCACTGGTCTTAGTGAAAGACGAGGTTGAAGCCCTCCACTTCTATATGTTCCTGATGAAGATGCGGTTTGAGAATTGCTTTACCTTTCTGCTGGAAAAAACACAGCTGGCCGACAAGCATAGGATAATCCCGCTAACGCTGCAACTACTGATAGAGAACGTATTTAAGCACAATATCGCTACCGAGGATTCCCCGCTGGTCATCAAAGTAATTATTGGTAAAGACCTGCTCGTCGTGCAGAATAACATCCAGCCATCCAATGATATTGATAAAGCCGGCATCGGGCTTAAATACCTGACCAGGCAATATGCTTTATA
- a CDS encoding RagB/SusD family nutrient uptake outer membrane protein has protein sequence MKKLTLYIISIVALTGCDKFLDIQPKDKFIPTTTADFENMLNSGTTVNFGDYFWDLQSDDAFLPEGEPGNLYSKQQLHGRRIYTFNTNPYDQGANDFLWSEGYKRIFYYNTIINNIMDATEGTEANKKAVRAEALLHRAMEHLLLVNVYAHHYDAAKAATMPGVPLALEADINAKFDRNTVAEVYEQVIKDATEALKDLPLKNKLTKFRASKAGGYAVLARAYLFMGDYENARSNANEAIALQGTLKNMNEYKILIPGPFPNVPGAPLGWTDIPDGQRNPESIVARHFLRPFGLAMDVCASPELSALFTNDDKRWTLYYADGWPPAPPFNYMNRYKVKIYLRGDFYNNYLNVPEMYLVRAECNAREGLKNEALADINKLREHRITPAAYKAFTAADFGNNNEQVLRFVLEERRRELAFTNMRVIDMKRLNKETRFQKTVKHTAEGTEYELQPNSDKYLRQLWPNATVFNPDWQLNP, from the coding sequence ATGAAGAAACTAACTTTATATATCATTAGTATCGTTGCACTTACCGGCTGCGACAAATTCCTGGATATTCAACCGAAAGATAAATTTATTCCGACGACCACCGCCGATTTTGAGAATATGCTCAACTCCGGTACCACGGTGAACTTTGGCGATTACTTCTGGGATCTTCAGAGCGACGATGCCTTTCTGCCGGAAGGGGAGCCGGGCAACCTGTATTCGAAACAACAGCTGCACGGCCGCCGGATCTATACCTTCAATACCAACCCGTACGACCAGGGTGCAAATGATTTCCTGTGGAGCGAAGGCTATAAACGCATCTTCTACTACAATACCATTATCAACAATATCATGGATGCGACGGAAGGTACGGAAGCCAATAAGAAAGCCGTGCGTGCAGAGGCGTTGCTGCATCGCGCGATGGAACATTTGCTGCTGGTGAACGTGTACGCGCATCACTACGATGCAGCGAAGGCCGCTACGATGCCAGGTGTGCCTTTGGCGCTGGAGGCCGATATCAATGCAAAATTCGATCGCAATACCGTGGCCGAAGTGTACGAACAGGTGATCAAGGATGCTACTGAAGCGTTAAAGGATTTGCCCCTCAAAAATAAACTCACCAAATTCCGGGCTTCGAAAGCCGGTGGATATGCGGTCTTGGCGAGGGCTTACCTGTTTATGGGCGATTATGAAAATGCCCGCAGCAATGCGAATGAAGCCATTGCCTTACAGGGAACGCTTAAGAATATGAACGAGTATAAGATACTTATTCCTGGTCCCTTCCCGAACGTACCGGGGGCACCGCTGGGCTGGACGGATATTCCGGACGGGCAGCGTAACCCGGAGAGCATTGTGGCCCGCCACTTCCTGCGCCCCTTTGGTTTGGCGATGGACGTATGCGCCTCGCCGGAATTGAGCGCCCTGTTTACCAACGACGACAAACGCTGGACGCTGTACTACGCCGACGGCTGGCCGCCAGCGCCACCTTTCAACTATATGAATCGCTATAAAGTAAAAATTTACCTCCGTGGCGATTTCTATAACAATTATCTCAATGTGCCCGAGATGTACCTCGTACGCGCCGAATGTAATGCCCGCGAAGGCCTTAAGAACGAGGCGCTGGCAGATATAAATAAGCTGCGCGAGCACAGGATTACGCCTGCTGCCTACAAAGCGTTTACGGCGGCCGATTTCGGTAATAATAATGAACAGGTATTACGTTTCGTGCTGGAAGAAAGAAGGCGCGAACTTGCTTTCACCAACATGCGTGTGATCGATATGAAACGCCTGAACAAAGAGACCCGTTTCCAGAAAACCGTGAAGCATACAGCGGAAGGCACTGAGTACGAATTGCAGCCGAACAGCGATAAATACCTGCGTCAACTGTGGCCTAACGCGACCGTGTTTAACCCGGACTGGCAGCTAAATCCATAA